The window ttccctcttttgCTCCCTGTCGTTGCAACTCGCAGACTGAGAGGACAGGACAGCCTTTCCGAACTAGGGTGGATCGGGCAAGGATTCCGGAATGGGCGCGATCCAATTGATGGCTGAGGAGGGTTTGACGGGGCTACAAGTCTGAAACACGCTAGGGGCAAGCGTTTGATACTGGCTAATAGGGATGGATAGATGGATGAGATGCCTTGAGCCAACGAACATGCGTAACTGGGCGCGTACGATATACGAGCAAGAAAGAGAGTGTACGGCCAGGGTCGGTAGAAGACGATGCTGCACTGGCTATTATTGTTTGTTTCCTGCATctggtgatttttttttggcccctGCTTATTTTAGTCGCTCGTCCCCGATATATACAATTTATGCGTTTCAAACTCTTCTTGCAGCGTGTGGTATGTTGTGATGCCAGTCCGCGGTCGCACTGCTAAGGCAGACCCTTGTCACTTACAGCGACTATcaccatttctttttttctttcccgcCTTCATCTTGCCAAGCCTGGTCCCTTATAAGCGCTGCTGTCAGAAGCAGAGCGGAGGCCGCTTTCTGGACTGTGATGCTGGATGGGGGGCACTTTTGAATTGCCATCGTATCTTAATTTTCCATGTCGGCCATGTGTGTGTGACGTATTTGTCTCCATTCTGATGGCCCGTGGGATCGGGAGTTGGAACACCGGCTGCCATTGAGGGCTTATTGTAGGGCGATGTGATACACCTCTGCCTCTCTAGCATATTCATGCGTGATGAGCCTTGTGTGTTTCTTCCATCTGATACGTGCTTGTgcctccctctcttctcttgctgcgCTGTTCCGTCAGCCCGTCGGACGACTTTTGTTTTCGAAACGGCCTGGTGGCTTGATATGCCCCAGCAAGCTCTTGCCTGCCGCGTTAGGAAGCTCTCTACATGTACCCAGTCCAAGTAATACAGCTAcagctactgctactgctactgctaccgCTAGCAACATGCACTTTTTTGCCCTCCCTTTTTGCTATATTCCATCCTTTCCGCCCCTCTCATTGGCCAGGGGTCATCAGAGACAATGACATCAAGTCCCCGCAGGCTAAAAACGAAGCCATCCAGGGACCCTTAGCTGCCAGTCCAGTCCATCAGCCAGTCAGAGAGACCGGACGTCCGAAGAGGCAGAAACGACAAGCTCAGCTGCAGAATATCGGCCCTGCGTGTTTGACCAGCCGCCTGCAAGACGGAAGCGTTTTTAGCCTAGTCGTGTCAGTCTCTTTGTTCCTTTGGATTTGGCGGCCAAAAAAGCACAAACCCGATGCTGCGTTCCCAGCTGCCCCCTACATACAAACGTCCCACTCCAAGTACAGGTATTGCACCTGCTTACTCGTGCATGTAGACAGGTTGGTCTTCTCTTGCGGCGCTGGCATTTCTTcccttccatcatctccctcataacctttttttttcttcttctttcacttTCTTTTAATTGGTGTTGACGCCAATCATTGCCGCATCCTTTTCTCCCTTCCGTCACATTCTGAGCCCTtgtgtttcttctttctcgctTCTCATACCGCTTCGGGTGCCACTGGGCGGGATCGTCGTGGCCCTGGAGGAGCCGTGATAGGAGGGGAGCATTGAAAAAAAGTGCAGAAAAGTCACACGCCCAACCTCGGAACTTTGTTCTTcgacttctcttcttcccccatGATGATCGGCGGTGTCTActagggggggggggaagggTTGCTCATCCTTTTTCTCTACGCCTTCTTCGTGCTTAATTGCCCGTGTGGGGTGCAAAGTTTATTGCGGAAGACAAGAGATCGCCGGCTTGTGATTAAAAAAGAGGTCAGCAGCTGGACAAGCTGGTTGGCCGTCTTTGCCACTATTTGCATATAACATTCTATCCCTTcgcttctgcctcttttgggttttcttcttcttttttctttctcaggCATCTTGAACCATCTTTGATGCTGATACATTCCTTTGCTGCATGAGAGCCGGTGGTGTCTACTCCGTATAGGAGACATTGATCACCACTCCTTGCTTCCTTTCTCCCTTTCTTCCACTCCCTCTCTTCGATTTATCTTTTcgttatttttcttcttgtttatttattttccgTTGATGCATCtgcccttttctcctttctttatGTATTGAGATTTCGCTGCGCAAACGTCACCATGGTCCCCCACTGGATCTCTCATCGACCCAACCCAAGGTCATGATTGTGCCCCCAAGGCTCAATCTTCGACGCAATGCTTCATACAACAATTATGACAAGGCACCTCTCTCATCGACTTCAGCTCGATTCAACTTCAAccaccttctcttctcccctcctccttcACCCAGTCTCCCTGTGTTGGTGCCACGGCCACGGAAAAATTCACACACCAAGGCCCTGATCGCTCGACCAAGCCGAGTCTTGCGATATATGCTTTACTTTGCTGCATTCTTAACGACGTTCTACCTTGCTCGCCTTGCGTTCCGAAATAAAGAGTCCATCATAGCGAAATGGCCTCATTTTACCACCGATGACTTTGAAATGATTGGCCAGGATGCGATCCCGGATTTCCCAACTCCCATAGTTGTCAGCCACAGCCATTCTCAATCAAAGTGGACCGTCTCTATTCCGCATTACCATGACTTCCCTTTGAGCGTGGAGGAATATGCCAGCATGGGAAGCAAATGCCGAGAAGTCTCAGCTCACACAAGAGAGCTCCGAGGCAAAGCTCCCCTGTCTGACGAAGACAAGTTGAAGTATGATGCTGTGGATGAGTACTTTGTTGACGTGTACGAGGCCGAGCTATACGGGCTACTACCTCCAGTTGCACATGGCAACAAGGCCCAAAAGACTGGCAATTTTGTGGGCGTGGACTGGGAATCCATGGCCGGATTGCCTGTTTGCCAGTCCTCAGTCACCTATGTTCTGGAAAGCTCGGATGCTGGGCTGGGCACTGCAGTCATGGGCATGTGGATGCTCTACGGCCTGGCCAAGCACGATGGCAGAGCCTTTTTCGTCGATGACTCCCGTTGGGCCTATGGCAAGTATACAGACATATTCCAAGCACCGCCAGTGCCTGACTGCCGACCCCCTCCTCGACACAGGATGCTCCCTTGTCCGGCACAAGCGAGACATCTTGTTGTCACTGGCACAACGCTAAAGGACGTTTTCCCGGCTCTCATGGCGAAGTACCATCGGGTAGCGGGGACTGACAATAATCTACGAGATCTCATGGGACTTGCAAGAACCGGCTATCAAGCACTCTTTAAGCTCAATAGCGATGATCAGGAGTACGCCCGCAATCGCATAAAAGATTTGAGAAAGCAGGCCATGGCGAAGGATATGGCCACTCCACACATGCCCGTCATTGGGCTACACGTTCGGCGTGGTGATTCACATCCTATTGAGTACCAGTATCGCAATACTTACGTTCCATCCGAAGTGTTTCTCGGCAAGGCTCAAGAGTTGGTAGAAGCCTATTACAATTCTGCCGAGGGCCAACCAGCATCCATGAATCAGTCCATCACCGTTATTGCTTCTGATGATCCTGATGTCTATAAGCAGCCTGAATACTCTGATGCTTTATATGCCCAGGCCCGCATCCGCTTGCAATCCAAGGAAGCCACCAAGCGACAAGACGTCAACCCACACGTACTTCACCGTTTCAAGGATGAAACCTTGGGATGGGAAGGAGGATTTTTTGCCCCCATGTTTTGGAATCTCGGCTTTGATAGGAAGCACAACGGCCACACCAATGAAGCATCTGTGGGGCGGATAGAACCGCCTTCTGAGCAGACGATTCAGCTGCGCAGCTACATGGGTAGGGCGTATATGCTAGACTTGGCAGTCTTGGCAGGAGCAAGCGATAGAATAGTATGCACGGTCAGTTCAATGGGCTGCAAGATGCTGGGCGTGATGATGGGATGGGAACATGGTATTGAGGCTGGCGGCTGGACCAACGTTGATGGCAATTATCCATGGGCATGGATGAATTGAACTAACTCATGgctggctctttttttcgtgACAAGAATcagaaatgaaaaagaaaaaggcacagaagtaaaaataaaaggggaCATTCCTGTGTTCTTCTACTTGGGGTGGTTGGGGCGGTTGGGGTTGTTGGGCATTATATGGCGTTAAAGGATTACGACTTGATGAAGCGGATATTAACCATCTTTCATTATATACCATTCATTTGATGCTGCGTAGAGTATACTTTCGTTGTAACAATACAAATGGCATTTActctataaaaaaagttttgtGGGGATTTCTCATGTGAGCTGAATCTCATAGATTACCATTTCTCGTGTTGGGTAGGTATTTTGCAATAATACATGGACTCAGTTCATTGTAGTTTATGTGCTTCTTCCAAGGTACTATTTTTTAGTGCAAGTTGCCACTATTGAATAGCGCGTTGAGTGCCCCACAATTCTCTGCGAGGCTACTGCCTGTGCGCGGCTGCTTCCGCGACAGCTTTGGCAATCGAACCTTgaactttcttttctcgtcTTGTCATCAATCCATCATCTGCATTCTCCCTTTCTCCTACAcctcaccatcgccatcgccatagaAGACATCGACAGTGGCCACACTCCCTTCGCGATAGCTATACATCTCAGTCCACAATCATGTCAGCGCCTAGCCCCGGCCGCGATGGCTTCTCCACGTCGGCACCGCCTCCGAAGCCGCGGCTCAAGCTCAACGTGAGCCGTTCTTCATCCTTTATCAACGAGGCTGGAACGCCAAATGGAGCAACATCCTCATCTGCAAACGCGCCGCTGGTGACTCCTGGCGAGGGCCCGCGCAAACTGAAGCTCAAAATTAGCTCCTCACAGCCGCCGACGCCAGCTGGAGGACCAGTAGTCAAAGATGGGCTACCGAAGAGTGCaatcaaagacaaagaagcaaagaaggacaaagagaaggaTAATGGATTACCGCCCGTGGTAACGACGAAAGCGGGCCGACAAGCGAAACCGAGTCAGAAGCTCATCGAAAGCAAGAAGCGCTCGCTTagcgatgacgaagacgaggcgCCGCTGCGTGGATCAACGAATGGGACGGCAGGTCATGGCCCGCCGCCGGCAACAAAGATCAAGATCAAGCCTATTGTCAAGGTCGGAGCTGGTGGAGGTGGTGCGGCAAAGGTCAGGAGGGGATCTAAGGCTGGGCTTACTCAATTGGTGCTCAAGCCTCGTGGTCGTCCGCCTGTACATCCTCCTGGAGATGGCTATGATTCCGAAGCTAGCGACAACGAGGTTGACCCGGCCATCGAAGAGCAGTTTGTCCTACGCATGATGCCTGGAGAGCATGCTGATTATGTCCGCTGGTGCTTGGAAAATGGCAAGATTGGACTGCCCAAGTCGGCGGGAGGGGCTGATATTCATATCAAGTTCTTTGAAGAGGAGACTCGACGCGGCTTTATCATGGTCAAAGGCCAGTGCTATGCAGCTGTTATGGTGGACTTACCTACCATTACTGAATCGATGAAGACGTGGGATCGCAAGTCATTAATGAAGTCGGCGGACATCTGCCAGATGCTGCTTGTGTACCAAGCCGTTAAGAACGAAGAGGAAGCAAGACACGCCCCTCTGCCCAGTATCATCGACTCAAGCTTTAAATGGCCGCACGGCCTGACGCCGCCAATGCACGACTGTGTGAATCGACGATTTGCCAAGACCATCAGCCGGAAAGAAATTGAGGATAAGGAAGCAGAAGTCGAACGGCTGCTTACTGAGGATGCCAAGTGTGCATCCACGAAATGGGAATGGATCGACGAGCGTGATGGCGCTGAGGAAGACGGAGAGGAAGACGCTGAAGGCGAGATGGACGACACCTTGGGCTACTTTGACCAATCACATATATCGATGGGCGGTGAAGAGGATAATGACTTTGATCTTGAAGCCGACCTGGAGGCAGCGTTCGCGGATGAACTCATGGCTGAGACTCCTGCTACTGCCATGGATACTCAAACACCTGCTGCGCTGGTTGGAACTCCTGCTACGACGGCAGCCCTCCAGCAGAGCATCGAGGCAAGCGAAtctgacgaggacgacgatgacgacgacgatgatgacgacgacgatgacgatcttgatgaagatgcgCGTGCCCAACGTGACGAGGAACAAGGTGTCAAAGACATCATCAACGATctcaagaagcagctcgcCGCTCGTGTGGCCGACTTTGAAAGAACTCAGAACAAGATTCTCAGGACCCGTCTGGAGAACCAaatcaagcagctcaagtCGGAAATTGAGCTCAAACAGTCTTCGATTGGCATTGAGGCGGATGATTAAGGGATTGATCATTTCCCTTACtggattaattaataattacgCCATCATCATTTATTGCTGTCCGCGGTTCGACATACCGGATTAGATCGACGGACAACTCATTgtcttgacttttttttttcccctagcagacgagaaggagagtttctttttcatttctttttcatttttttttttttttgggccaTACCTCTGGCATGGAGTTTTTTTGGAACTGCGAAAAAGGGAGGGAACAATTTGAGGTGGGCGCACGGCCTTGGCGTtatctgccttttttttttctttgcttaaTGATTTTCTCTCGACATGAGATACTATGAACACAAAGAGAAGGGGGCCAATTACAATTTGGTATAGCTTCTAGAATGCACGTTTTTTGGAGGCTAGATGTCAATCAGCAATTCAAATAAACAAGCCAGTTTCAGATTTAGAGGAACGGATCCCTCTCCAATATGAAAGAAGGTACTCTTCCGCAAACAAGTTAACCCAGCTCATATGTCTTGGATATATAACCTTGCAACAGTCTCTATGAATTTACCACATGCCCCATTTTGCTTATTGCCCAATTGCCTTGGCAGTTTGACCTCTATTCTTGACCAATATATCCTCTGCCGCATCAAGAACGTCCTTCCACACTAATACCTGACAAAATTGCTCAAGATTCCTCGGCCGGGTTTTAGACTTGGGCCGGCCGCTATGATAGACACGCCGTTGGATCCCCTTTTGAATGTAGACTGCCATTTGGGGGTCGCGTTTGGACTGTTGCTTGAGATAGTTGGCAATAAAAGCGGCGTCTCTGAGCTTTGTGCTTTTGTGATCACGGTTCCAACGACGGGTTGAGCTGATGGTGTCTTCGATTCGCTGCTTAATGGTTCTTGCTGTTTCTTTCATAAACTCGTAAGCATACTCTGGGGGGGGTGGACTATGGTGGTACagtagaagagaaaatgtcAAGACTTACTTGGCCCAGAGCGTGACTTTTCGACATCTGGCTTTGCCTGTGTCTTGCTGCCCTTCGTTGCAGAACCTGCCGCCTGAGTGCGACTTATCAaagcctctgcttctgccaCTGTTGGAATCTTGTCCAGTGCAGTTGTGATATCACCAACCAAGCCCTTCAAATCACTCATTTCCTTCCTCAGTTGCGCAATGGATTCATCCATGTCCTTTTTACACTGTTCCAGATTATCGTTGCTCTTGCTGTTCCACTCGGGCCCCTGAATTTCCTCCATGCGCTGCTTCACCACTTGCATCTCCTGCACCATGCTCTGCAGCCTCGCATCATGGCTCTTCCGAAACTCCTTGTCCTCCTTTGTGCACATCATGAGAGCGCCCAGGCTCTTCTCCAGCCGTTCTGTCTGGGCGCTCATGGCGCGGACATTGAGCTCAATGGTCATGCGGGCCAAAGCATCTGCGCTGGCGAGAAGTTTGGAATTTGGTCTtgtggtgatgatggagcCGCTTGAAGGTATGGGCGAGATGGAAGGGGAAGGGATTATGGCTGCGGTCAAGGATTTGCTGTTATGGTAGCCATTGTCGGGCCTGGAGGGCGATTCTTTTGGAGATGCCTTTGCTGGGACTGATCGACCCCTGGCCATGttgaatttcttcttcaagaagatggTAAGCTGCTTATGTTAGTCGATaatgaaaaaaaatatgaaaaGCGTCaaatggagagagaagatacAGTCATGGAATTGTGAAGCGGTGATGGCCGTGGCTGCTCCTTCCCATGGTTTGAGACTGAAGCTGGGAAGGCACTTGTATGCTTCCTTCTTCATATCGAGGCCACTAAGAATATGCATTGCTAGTGATAAGAGAATTCGGTAGAGATAATGGAAATAAATatgatattatatagtataaggtTTTCGTAATAAGTACATCATGACCGCTCTATCTTCGTAACGCTCACAACTATTGCTACATTCATACAACAGCAACCTTGCCAACCCCAATCTCAACCTCAATCCATCTTTATACATCAACAAAACCAACAGCACCTGTCCATTAGTTGGactctcgctcgctcgctatCCACTCCAAAAACATGTCCACGTCCTTTGCAATCTGCCCCGGAACCGCCATCTTCTGGATCCACGCTGGCAGCACGCCTCTCGCATCAGACACCGTCCCCATCACCCACTCGACGTTGCCCTGATCATCAATCTCCCTGAAGCGCTCGATGGCCGTGTACGTGCCTCTCAGGGCGCCGTCTGATCTTGACTCCTCTGCGCTGGGAGTCTCCGGCACCGCTGCTATCTGGACAACGACAAACTCTCGCCGCCCTCGTACGGCTGCTGTGACTTGCAGCACAGGAAACACGCGGTTGTTCAGCGGTGCAGGCATCTTGTGCACCGATTCCTCCAGCTTCAGCGTGAGATTCTCATACGTGTCGCCTCCCAGCATGACCTCGACGCCCGCGCAGTCCcactgcttcttcagcctgTGGCTCATCACCGTCGGCGTAAACTTCATCTCGGCGTCCGCATGGCCCTCCTTGAAGCACCGCACCCATTCCTCCCAGTCTGCAGTGCCGGCCTTCTTCGCTTCCTCGTGAACGCTACGTCTTAGACTCCATGTCTCGGGCTTGATTTTTGAGCCGCCGTTGGCCTGCGGCAAATTCTGATCCTTGGCTATCGTCTTTAGCTCTTCGGCTGAAATGACTCGCTCAAACATGTGCACCGGCGCTGCTGAGTGGTGAAACGCCCTGCATCCCTTTGCCTTCCAGGGGCCAGTGCCGTTATTCCCATTGTTCTGGCTGGATCTGcctgatgatgataatgacgATGACTCGGATGAGTGCGGCGGCACTGAGCTGACAAAAGAAACGGCCTCGCTCAATATTGATTGAAGCAATGGTGTGAGATCTTGAGCTGAAGTGGCCTCTGAGGGAAGCTGTGACGGCCGGATGCCCCAGAGCCGAACATAGGGGCCGTGCTGATCAGCCATTTCGCCGCTTGTATCGTGAGCAACAGAACGACTCGAAAGTAAACAAATTCGGCGCTTTCAATGAGTagcagaagaaagaagagttTCACGACACACCagaacaaacaaataaacagaaaaagaaaagagaaaagatgaggctgaggctgatgggCGCAAAGGAGCGCTGTACGTGATAGGAAGGCCGACTTAAAAGATGACCCTGAGCCAGCAAGCTAGCTTCCACCAGGGGCTGCTGTTGTATTTTGAGTGTGGCTGTACCTGTTCCTCCCTCCTCTGCAGCTACTCCATAATGACAGATGATAATCAGGAATAATATGACTGTCGCGTGAGAGGAGAGAACtctaaaagaaaaggataaaagagaaaaaaaaagcatgtGAGGTGACTCCCCCATACCATACCCATGCTACTACTAT is drawn from Trichoderma asperellum chromosome 4, complete sequence and contains these coding sequences:
- a CDS encoding uncharacterized protein (EggNog:ENOG41~TransMembrane:1 (i71-89o)) is translated as MIVPPRLNLRRNASYNNYDKAPLSSTSARFNFNHLLFSPPPSPSLPVLVPRPRKNSHTKALIARPSRVLRYMLYFAAFLTTFYLARLAFRNKESIIAKWPHFTTDDFEMIGQDAIPDFPTPIVVSHSHSQSKWTVSIPHYHDFPLSVEEYASMGSKCREVSAHTRELRGKAPLSDEDKLKYDAVDEYFVDVYEAELYGLLPPVAHGNKAQKTGNFVGVDWESMAGLPVCQSSVTYVLESSDAGLGTAVMGMWMLYGLAKHDGRAFFVDDSRWAYGKYTDIFQAPPVPDCRPPPRHRMLPCPAQARHLVVTGTTLKDVFPALMAKYHRVAGTDNNLRDLMGLARTGYQALFKLNSDDQEYARNRIKDLRKQAMAKDMATPHMPVIGLHVRRGDSHPIEYQYRNTYVPSEVFLGKAQELVEAYYNSAEGQPASMNQSITVIASDDPDVYKQPEYSDALYAQARIRLQSKEATKRQDVNPHVLHRFKDETLGWEGGFFAPMFWNLGFDRKHNGHTNEASVGRIEPPSEQTIQLRSYMGRAYMLDLAVLAGASDRIVCTVSSMGCKMLGVMMGWEHGIEAGGWTNVDGNYPWAWMN
- a CDS encoding uncharacterized protein (EggNog:ENOG41); the encoded protein is MADQHGPYVRLWGIRPSQLPSEATSAQDLTPLLQSILSEAVSFVSSVPPHSSESSSLSSSGRSSQNNGNNGTGPWKAKGCRAFHHSAAPVHMFERVISAEELKTIAKDQNLPQANGGSKIKPETWSLRRSVHEEAKKAGTADWEEWVRCFKEGHADAEMKFTPTVMSHRLKKQWDCAGVEVMLGGDTYENLTLKLEESVHKMPAPLNNRVFPVLQVTAAVRGRREFVVVQIAAVPETPSAEESRSDGALRGTYTAIERFREIDDQGNVEWVMGTVSDARGVLPAWIQKMAVPGQIAKDVDMFLEWIASERESN
- a CDS encoding uncharacterized protein (EggNog:ENOG41), which gives rise to MARGRSVPAKASPKESPSRPDNGYHNSKSLTAAIIPSPSISPIPSSGSIITTRPNSKLLASADALARMTIELNVRAMSAQTERLEKSLGALMMCTKEDKEFRKSHDARLQSMVQEMQVVKQRMEEIQGPEWNSKSNDNLEQCKKDMDESIAQLRKEMSDLKGLVGDITTALDKIPTVAEAEALISRTQAAGSATKGSKTQAKPDVEKSRSGPTRTIKQRIEDTISSTRRWNRDHKSTKLRDAAFIANYLKQQSKRDPQMAVYIQKGIQRRVYHSGRPKSKTRPRNLEQFCQVLVWKDVLDAAEDILQ
- a CDS encoding uncharacterized protein (BUSCO:EOG092D26V2) translates to MSAPSPGRDGFSTSAPPPKPRLKLNVSRSSSFINEAGTPNGATSSSANAPLVTPGEGPRKLKLKISSSQPPTPAGGPVVKDGLPKSAIKDKEAKKDKEKDNGLPPVVTTKAGRQAKPSQKLIESKKRSLSDDEDEAPLRGSTNGTAGHGPPPATKIKIKPIVKVGAGGGGAAKVRRGSKAGLTQLVLKPRGRPPVHPPGDGYDSEASDNEVDPAIEEQFVLRMMPGEHADYVRWCLENGKIGLPKSAGGADIHIKFFEEETRRGFIMVKGQCYAAVMVDLPTITESMKTWDRKSLMKSADICQMLLVYQAVKNEEEARHAPLPSIIDSSFKWPHGLTPPMHDCVNRRFAKTISRKEIEDKEAEVERLLTEDAKCASTKWEWIDERDGAEEDGEEDAEGEMDDTLGYFDQSHISMGGEEDNDFDLEADLEAAFADELMAETPATAMDTQTPAALVGTPATTAALQQSIEASESDEDDDDDDDDDDDDDDLDEDARAQRDEEQGVKDIINDLKKQLAARVADFERTQNKILRTRLENQIKQLKSEIELKQSSIGIEADD